Proteins from a genomic interval of Rosa chinensis cultivar Old Blush chromosome 2, RchiOBHm-V2, whole genome shotgun sequence:
- the LOC112189864 gene encoding nuclear pore complex protein NUP35: MSATANRTPKSGRQTLLYQDLASPISARRGKISTPGQAAAVSALWRESCSDRSDLPPPPLYTLEDRSDFSPESGIQDYPISPEIKSDPRTPFQSSGYDFSTPVKNKSEASTSYALSSGQHGQQGSATMNWWSPSKSGGEQDDKGRSSPVEGVVQPGALITLPPPREVARPEMQRSTMPAANPQEEEWVTVYGFSAADTNLVLRELEKCGVILKHVPGPRDANWMHILYQSSSDAQKALSKNGMQINGALIIGVKPLDPMQRHSLNERLINNQGFMTLPPPSSMRHAELDSSIAPPRSYYLQNGNTSARQSGGTIASPTKSLVSKVMDLMFGV, from the exons ATGAGTGCCACTGCAAATAGAACTCCGAAATCTGGTAGGCAGACATTGTTGTACCAAGATCTAGCTTCACCTATCTCGGCCCGGAGAGGAAAAATCTCAACTCCAGGCCAGGCAGCTGCAGTATCTGCTCTGTGGCGCGAGAGTTGTAGTGATCGGTCGGATCTTCCCCCTCCTCCTCTTTACACTTTGGAAGACCGCTCAGACTTTTCCCCTGAATCTGGAATTCAAGATTATCCGATATCCCCAGAAATCAAATCAGATCCCAGAACTCCGTTCCAAAGTTCTGGATATGATTTCTCGACTCCTGTCAAAAACAAATCAGAGGCCAGCACTTCTTATGCTCTCTCAAGTGGACAGCATGGCCAACAGGGTTCGGCAACTATGAATTGGTGGTCACCCTCAAAGAGTGGTGGCGAGCAAGATGACAAGGGAAGGAGTTCACCAGTGGAGGGTGTTGTTCAGCCTGGTGCTTTGATCACTCTTCCACCTCCAAGGGAAGTTGCAAGGCCAGAAATGCAAAGGAGTACCATGCCTGCAGCAAATCCCCAAGAGGAAGAATGGGTTACTGTTTATGG ATTTTCTGCAGCTGATACAAATTTAGTTTTACGGGAGTTGGAGAAATGTGGTGTGATTTTGAAACATGTTCCTGGCCCAAGAGATGCCAACTGGATGCACATTCTATATCAG AGTTCCTCTGATGCTCAGAAGGCTCTCAGTAAGAATGGGATGCAAATTAATGGAGCATTAATCATAGGTGTGAAGCCACTGGATCCAATGCAACGCCATAGCTTAAATGAAAGGCTCATCAACAATCAGGGTTTCATGACTTTGCCACCTCCATCATCCATGAGACATGCAGAACTAGATTCTTCAATAGCCCCCCCTCGCTCTTACTATCTTCAAAATGGTAATACCAGTGCACGGCAATCTGGAGGCACAATTGCTTCCCCAACAAAGTCATTGGTTTCCAAGGTCATGGATTTGATGTTCGGAGTTTAG